In a single window of the Pseudodesulfovibrio profundus genome:
- a CDS encoding protein kinase — MWSALENMALRESLPPPLQPGESINGILVAGQFPVVGHNLFHLGSRRSRPYLLKQFYSLDTDAFLRRQNESRFITVPQTPNVNWPTEEWRGGVVIPRATGITLKRWIDERTPPIRHRLEATANLALHLATLHASGVAHRDLSLNTILIDGKNIVLTDFGSAVTNVWDDLWTDTLYKPRANAWACPPMPWETEPPFAIDIHAFGAIMQILTTGIQPYTRRHCLAYHCLPFRLRPIRPPRNEALPAVVYELIEACLASRPEDRPTMQDVADKLKIYSSGFSPEPLHSIEPPQRHGAANRIMVFINDDHQSVSLFDVALDMAVQHPSMFLFVSIVPNNLPSGHAQRFKGNLFRKLNHGLMRCRAANVSWSLRILENVDPEQAAVALISQYQPHTVLVGTPNSRVKWRTSFPKALKSRDIPVTIIN, encoded by the coding sequence ATGTGGAGCGCTCTGGAAAATATGGCCCTCAGAGAGTCTCTCCCGCCGCCATTGCAACCGGGAGAATCCATCAATGGAATACTGGTCGCCGGCCAGTTTCCAGTTGTAGGGCATAACCTGTTTCACCTTGGCAGCCGCCGATCCCGTCCATATCTGCTCAAACAGTTCTACTCACTTGATACCGACGCCTTTCTTCGTCGCCAGAACGAATCACGCTTCATCACAGTCCCTCAAACGCCAAACGTCAACTGGCCAACAGAGGAGTGGCGTGGAGGCGTTGTCATCCCCAGAGCAACCGGCATCACGCTCAAGCGCTGGATAGACGAGCGCACTCCGCCCATTCGCCACCGCCTCGAAGCGACTGCAAACCTCGCTTTGCACCTCGCCACACTCCATGCCAGTGGGGTTGCCCATCGAGACCTCTCGCTTAATACTATCCTCATAGATGGCAAGAACATTGTCCTTACGGACTTCGGATCTGCCGTGACCAACGTATGGGACGATCTGTGGACAGACACCCTGTATAAACCGCGTGCAAATGCCTGGGCTTGCCCACCGATGCCGTGGGAAACGGAACCACCTTTCGCCATCGACATCCATGCCTTTGGTGCCATAATGCAGATTCTGACAACCGGCATTCAGCCATACACACGCCGTCATTGTCTGGCGTATCATTGCCTGCCGTTCAGACTCAGACCGATCAGACCTCCCAGGAACGAGGCATTGCCCGCCGTTGTCTATGAACTGATCGAAGCCTGTCTTGCCAGCCGACCGGAAGACCGGCCAACCATGCAGGATGTTGCTGACAAGCTGAAAATCTACAGCAGCGGATTTTCACCAGAGCCACTTCACTCCATCGAGCCCCCTCAACGGCATGGGGCCGCCAATCGAATCATGGTGTTCATCAACGACGACCATCAGTCGGTGTCGTTATTCGATGTAGCTTTGGACATGGCCGTGCAGCACCCCTCCATGTTCCTGTTCGTCAGCATTGTTCCGAACAACCTGCCCAGCGGGCATGCCCAGCGATTCAAAGGAAACCTGTTCCGCAAGCTCAATCACGGTCTGATGCGATGCCGGGCTGCCAATGTCAGTTGGAGTCTGCGCATTCTGGAGAATGTCGATCCAGAGCAGGCTGCGGTAGCACTCATATCCCAGTACCAACCCCACACAGTTCTTGTCGGCACCCCCAATTCTCGTGTCAAATGGCGTACCAGCTTTCCGAAGGCGCTGAAATCGCGAGACATCCCTGTAACCATCATCAACTAA
- a CDS encoding NapC/NirT family cytochrome c — protein MKRTTKSALLVVFGIVIAFPLFSMTYYTMVRTSTPEFCGSCHEIRPAVMAWKTSTHVNNAQGFVADCMDCHLPAPHDTVDFFFTKTAHGIKDVFAHFTGGAESYDRQVMKERIWATMKNDQCMKCHRNLLHMPAKRGAMMAHRRVLYAGDNEYRCTDCHRDLVHNNRQFYDYKQFNAPYQASGLRDLGI, from the coding sequence ATGAAGCGAACAACCAAGTCGGCTTTACTGGTCGTGTTCGGTATCGTGATCGCATTTCCCCTCTTCAGCATGACCTATTACACCATGGTCAGGACTTCGACACCGGAGTTCTGCGGCTCATGTCATGAGATTCGTCCCGCTGTCATGGCCTGGAAGACATCGACACATGTCAACAACGCGCAGGGTTTCGTGGCTGACTGCATGGATTGCCACCTCCCCGCTCCTCACGACACGGTTGATTTCTTTTTCACCAAAACAGCGCACGGCATCAAAGATGTTTTCGCCCACTTCACGGGCGGAGCCGAAAGCTATGATCGACAGGTCATGAAAGAGCGCATCTGGGCAACCATGAAAAATGACCAGTGCATGAAATGCCATCGCAACCTGCTGCACATGCCAGCCAAGCGAGGGGCCATGATGGCGCATCGGCGCGTACTCTATGCCGGAGACAACGAGTACAGGTGCACCGATTGCCACAGGGACCTCGTCCACAACAATCGACAGTTTTACGACTACAAGCAGTTCAACGCCCCGTATCAGGCCAGCGGACTGCGAGATCTGGGCATCTAA
- a CDS encoding multiheme c-type cytochrome has product MHKKWILSLAALVTVILLSATAGAQNYPKVRELRMDRQTPPQGVACIECHRQETPGIFADWAMSRHASAGITCLDCHQAQPGDKDIAVEHEKYYSMGDMPMGEKQYFVPIAAPVTPKDCSRCHPDEAKQYSKSKHANTIEIMWKIDPWLNQGMNSDNERKTGCFYCHGTVLKMKDGKLDPATWPNVGVGRLNLDGSLGSCTSCHTRHRFSVMEARKPETCGQCHLGPDHPQIEIYNESKHGDIYHAFKQEYNFDSAPGAWTPGVDYRAPTCASCHMSGSGKQPTTHDVTERLSWETQAPLTVRPQDFKPFPSGTDWQVERDKMRDICKQCHGNAWVDDHYTQFDKAVEEYNEAYFKPAKAILDQLYEKGLLDKSKFFDENLEVQYYELWHHEGRRARMGAAMMAPDYAWWHGFYECKHRFNHFMEEARHLIETNTKAYRYPDFPNTGGDTTRPVEIFGKQ; this is encoded by the coding sequence ATGCACAAAAAATGGATACTGTCTCTAGCTGCTCTTGTAACCGTCATCCTGCTATCGGCCACCGCCGGTGCGCAAAACTACCCCAAGGTACGTGAACTCCGCATGGATCGTCAGACTCCTCCTCAAGGAGTGGCCTGTATCGAATGCCATAGACAGGAAACCCCCGGTATTTTTGCTGACTGGGCCATGAGCCGACACGCATCCGCAGGCATTACCTGTCTGGATTGCCACCAGGCGCAACCCGGCGACAAGGATATCGCCGTGGAACATGAAAAATACTACTCCATGGGTGACATGCCCATGGGCGAAAAACAGTACTTCGTGCCCATCGCCGCCCCCGTGACGCCGAAGGACTGTTCCCGCTGTCATCCCGACGAAGCAAAGCAATACTCGAAGAGTAAACATGCCAACACCATCGAGATCATGTGGAAAATAGACCCGTGGCTCAATCAGGGCATGAACTCCGACAACGAGCGCAAAACCGGCTGTTTCTACTGTCACGGTACTGTGCTCAAAATGAAAGACGGCAAGCTCGACCCGGCCACATGGCCTAATGTCGGCGTCGGCCGCCTCAACCTTGATGGATCACTGGGTAGCTGTACAAGCTGTCATACCCGTCACCGCTTCTCGGTAATGGAAGCGCGCAAACCCGAAACCTGTGGACAGTGCCACCTTGGCCCCGACCATCCGCAAATCGAAATCTATAACGAATCCAAGCATGGCGACATCTACCATGCGTTCAAGCAGGAATACAATTTCGACTCCGCTCCCGGCGCATGGACCCCAGGTGTCGATTATCGTGCTCCGACCTGTGCCTCGTGCCATATGTCCGGTTCAGGCAAGCAGCCGACCACCCACGATGTGACCGAACGTCTGTCATGGGAAACACAGGCACCGCTGACCGTCCGTCCTCAGGACTTCAAGCCGTTCCCATCAGGCACCGACTGGCAGGTGGAACGCGACAAGATGCGCGACATCTGCAAGCAGTGTCACGGCAATGCCTGGGTCGACGACCATTACACGCAGTTCGACAAGGCAGTCGAAGAATACAACGAGGCTTACTTCAAGCCCGCAAAGGCCATACTCGACCAGCTTTATGAAAAGGGTCTGCTCGACAAGTCCAAGTTCTTCGATGAGAACCTGGAAGTACAATACTATGAACTCTGGCACCATGAAGGACGCCGCGCCCGCATGGGTGCAGCCATGATGGCACCGGACTATGCCTGGTGGCATGGCTTCTATGAGTGCAAGCACCGCTTCAACCACTTCATGGAAGAAGCACGCCATCTCATCGAAACCAACACCAAGGCCTACAGGTACCCGGACTTCCCGAATACCGGCGGCGATACCACGCGTCCGGTCGAAATATTCGGCAAGCAATAG
- a CDS encoding PEP-CTERM sorting domain-containing protein, whose translation MKKVFATLVLVFGVLFAVNASAGFLNIEVTPGGDGMAGKDRWGYSAWDDSGFENGSSVVGAYDWYEYGDGGWRNAYLQYDLGEFTGIVDDIVSVTFNYNLLSTRSRGWNYYDVAGKLYHAEDSSSATGNASDKISGNQWLETIMVGATLGWHSLDVTEYIVNDLTMGYAWSAFEFKEQGYAEMYLAAGESETPSYLRFETASSSSVVPVTTPEPSTFALLSVGILGVMYLHRRKRSLE comes from the coding sequence ATGAAAAAGGTTTTCGCTACTCTGGTTTTGGTCTTCGGCGTATTGTTTGCTGTCAACGCTTCAGCAGGATTTTTGAATATCGAGGTCACTCCGGGAGGCGACGGGATGGCCGGGAAGGATCGCTGGGGCTACAGCGCCTGGGATGATTCCGGTTTTGAGAACGGCTCTTCGGTCGTTGGAGCATACGACTGGTATGAGTATGGGGATGGAGGTTGGCGAAACGCTTATCTGCAATATGACCTTGGCGAATTCACCGGTATTGTGGATGATATCGTTTCCGTTACCTTCAATTACAATCTGTTATCCACAAGAAGTCGTGGGTGGAATTATTATGATGTAGCAGGCAAGCTGTATCATGCCGAAGATTCATCCTCGGCCACAGGCAATGCGAGTGACAAGATTTCAGGGAATCAGTGGCTCGAGACCATCATGGTCGGCGCTACGCTGGGCTGGCATTCTCTGGATGTTACCGAGTATATCGTCAATGACCTGACCATGGGATATGCATGGTCCGCCTTTGAGTTCAAGGAGCAGGGGTACGCCGAAATGTATCTGGCGGCAGGTGAAAGCGAAACCCCTTCCTATCTCCGATTTGAAACAGCATCATCTTCTTCCGTCGTTCCCGTCACTACCCCAGAACCTTCCACCTTCGCTCTGTTGAGCGTGGGGATTCTGGGAGTGATGTACTTACACAGAAGAAAGAGAAGCCTGGAGTGA
- a CDS encoding dienelactone hydrolase family protein: MKRLIIAFVLMLSCALPATAGSMVNYTINGEAFEGYFTSPADNAPLVVIIHDWDGLTDYEITRANMLHELGYAAFAADLYGAGVRPTKTEDKRSQTQALYTNRERMRTLMYGALKVADKLGADTANAVAIGYCFGGASVLELARSGMPMKGFVSFHGGLTTPEGQGYADTNGFVLVLHGTADTAVTMQDFANLAVEMEEAGVAHEMTTYSGAPHAFTVIVSTRYHPEADRQSWARLIRFLGETLN, encoded by the coding sequence ATGAAAAGACTCATCATCGCCTTTGTACTGATGCTCTCCTGCGCACTGCCAGCCACGGCAGGAAGCATGGTCAACTACACCATCAACGGAGAGGCTTTCGAGGGGTACTTCACCTCACCAGCCGATAACGCACCGCTCGTCGTCATCATTCACGACTGGGACGGCCTGACCGATTATGAAATCACCCGGGCGAACATGCTCCATGAGCTTGGATACGCCGCTTTTGCCGCCGACCTGTATGGGGCCGGTGTTCGCCCCACAAAAACCGAAGACAAACGCAGTCAGACGCAGGCTCTCTACACCAACCGGGAGAGAATGCGCACATTGATGTATGGCGCATTGAAAGTCGCTGACAAACTCGGGGCTGACACTGCCAACGCGGTTGCCATAGGATACTGCTTTGGCGGTGCCTCCGTGCTCGAGCTGGCACGATCCGGTATGCCCATGAAAGGATTTGTTTCCTTTCATGGCGGGCTGACCACACCGGAAGGCCAAGGGTACGCTGATACAAACGGGTTTGTTCTGGTGCTGCACGGCACAGCGGATACTGCGGTCACCATGCAGGATTTTGCCAATCTGGCCGTGGAAATGGAGGAGGCAGGAGTCGCTCACGAGATGACCACGTACAGCGGTGCACCTCATGCCTTCACGGTTATCGTCAGCACTCGCTACCATCCCGAGGCCGACAGGCAATCGTGGGCACGTCTGATTCGCTTTTTGGGTGAGACCCTTAACTGA
- a CDS encoding bacterioferritin: protein MSDKEKRRANVIEVLNKARAMELQAIHQYMNHHYSLDDMDYGELAAKMKLIAIDEMRHAEDFAERIKELGGEPTTSKAGPIEKRQPIDKIFVYDAEEEDNAIDAYNQFLLVCRENGDSVSVKLFEEIIDDEQAHFNYFDAIKDHIESLGDSYLSRIAGTSSATGLAPQGFVITGKG from the coding sequence ATGTCTGACAAGGAAAAACGCAGAGCCAACGTCATCGAAGTGTTGAACAAGGCACGAGCAATGGAGCTTCAGGCCATTCACCAGTACATGAACCATCATTACAGCCTGGATGACATGGATTATGGTGAGCTGGCTGCAAAGATGAAACTCATTGCCATCGATGAAATGCGTCACGCCGAAGACTTTGCCGAGCGCATCAAGGAGTTGGGTGGAGAACCGACAACATCAAAGGCCGGTCCCATCGAAAAAAGGCAACCCATCGACAAGATATTTGTCTACGACGCCGAGGAAGAGGATAACGCCATTGATGCCTACAACCAGTTCCTCCTTGTATGCCGCGAGAATGGTGATTCCGTGAGCGTCAAACTTTTCGAGGAAATCATTGATGATGAACAGGCGCATTTCAACTATTTCGACGCCATCAAGGACCACATCGAAAGCCTCGGCGACTCCTACCTTTCACGCATAGCAGGCACGTCGTCAGCCACAGGCCTTGCCCCACAAGGATTTGTCATTACCGGCAAGGGATGA